In Kitasatospora sp. NBC_00240, the following are encoded in one genomic region:
- a CDS encoding VOC family protein: protein MAVRRVVPNIRSDAAQENREFYGLLGFEEVMNHGWIMTLASPTAPAAQISFMDRDRTAPVSPDLSIEVDDVDAAYAALRESGAEIVHSLQDEEWGVRRFFVRDPNGRVVNVLGHR, encoded by the coding sequence GTGGCCGTTCGTCGCGTCGTGCCCAACATCCGGTCGGATGCCGCGCAGGAGAACCGGGAGTTCTACGGTCTGCTGGGCTTCGAGGAGGTCATGAACCACGGCTGGATCATGACGCTCGCCTCCCCCACCGCACCGGCGGCGCAGATCAGCTTCATGGACCGGGACAGGACCGCGCCGGTGTCCCCGGACCTCAGCATCGAGGTGGACGACGTGGACGCGGCCTACGCGGCCCTCCGGGAGAGCGGAGCGGAGATCGTCCACTCGCTGCAGGACGAGGAGTGGGGCGTCCGGCGGTTCTTCGTCCGTGACCCCAACGGCCGGGTGGTCAACGTCCTCGGCCACCGCTGA